A portion of the Cryptomeria japonica chromosome 5, Sugi_1.0, whole genome shotgun sequence genome contains these proteins:
- the LOC131052695 gene encoding lectin beta-1 and beta-2 chains-like: protein MASLQRIHVARLFIFCISASNSFIHGTDAGAIAFHFPPKTNITGTGDASISENKIQFTKNQLNFALTSTLGWVIYNDFIPLWDNSSGSVANFSTHFQFIITKAYDRKAEGDGFTFFLSPSGLNISSSSPTQYLGLFRNKTDGSSSNQIVAVEFDTFQNDGFYPNDNHVGIDVNSIKSKKSVSLDGLFGRFPQHYSKNGRKWDAWVDYDINLLVLYIINLPLWIMIEMYVM, encoded by the coding sequence ATGGCTAGTCTCCAAAGAATTCATGTGGCTCGACTATTCATCTTCTGTATTAGTGCTTCCAATTCTTTCATTCATGGGACAGATGCTGGAGCCATTGCCTTTCACTTTCCTCCCAAGACTAATATCACGGGGACGGGAGATGCTTCCATTTCTGAGAACAAGATACAATTCACCAAGAATCAACTAAACTTCGCCCTGACCTCCACCCTTGGATGGGTAATTTATAATGATTTTATTCCTCTGTGGGATAATTCTTCTGGATCTGTGGCAAATTTTTCTACCCATTTTCAATTCATCATcactaaggcttatgatagaaagGCAGAAGGGGACGGATTCACTTTCTTCCTCTCCCCATCTGGATTGAACATTTCGAGTTCTAGTCCGACACAATATCTTGGTCTTTTTAGAAACAAAACAGATGGAAGCAGCTCGAATCAGATTGTGGCCGTGGAATTTGATACATTCCAGAATGATGGTTTTTATCCGAATGATAACCACGTGGGAATTGATGTCAATAGCATAAAATCGAAGAAAAGCGTATCACTAGATGGTCTTTTTGGCCGTTTTCCACAACACTACTCTAAAAACGGAAGAAAATGGGACGCATGGGTGGATTATGATATAAATCTACTCGTGCTTTATATCATAAATCTACCTTTGTGGATTATGATAGAAATGTATGTTATGTAA
- the LOC131052697 gene encoding L-type lectin-domain containing receptor kinase IX.1-like: MASLHRIQMGRVFIVCISASNSFIHGADAGAIAFNFPPHINMTARGDASISHNEIRLTKTQLNSSLTSSLGWAIYNDIIPAWDGFSAAVANFSTYFQFVISKGSDKRATGDVLAFFLANSGMNIKNPSPGEYLGLFKNSTDGNTLNQIVAVEFVTSKKSDIDSSYEIDVGIEVNRIKSKKNVSFYGLSGNRVKWDAWVDYDGTASLLQVFLSFNPNGTDASKPESPISSNDIDLRQHLPQNVIVGFSASTGNGHAVELHTVRVWNFSCQYSWEIATAPAPETRSPGPANTWYIRTREIGSKGEVSDEEFNKSLREAAQSALEFSYTELCASTNNFSDDRKIGVGGFGFVYRGTLVSTNEAVAIKRVSPSSKQGKREYLTEICINSKLNHHNLVKFLGWSHRKGDLLLVYELLPNGSVDKHIFENPETPLDWDRRYSIACVGSALVYLHEDRHESVVHRDIKASNVMLDSNFKAKLGDFGLARMVEREKVGHTTTPAATIGYIAPEFVTTGKATRQIDVFSFGALTLEIACGKRPADWSLIEHNCRVVEWVWHLHGQHRILDAADEKLDGNFIPQELERLLKVGLLCSHPDPNARPSMEKVVGILKRGAELPHVPLKFPVAVYSDRISLDALPSSSSSSTSTEVGGSMVFPTYFVRSEPRSDSD, translated from the exons ATGGCTAGTCTCCATAGAATTCAAATGGGTCGAGTATTCATCGTCTGTATTAGTGCTTCCAATTCTTTCATTCATGGGGCAGATGCAGGAGCCATTGCCTTTAACTTTCCTCCCCATATCAATATGACGGCGAGAGGAGATGCTTCCATTTCTCATAACGAGATTCGACTCACCAAAACTCAACTAAACTCTAGCCTGACCTCGAGCCTTGGATGGGCAATTTATAATGATATAATTCCTGCGTGGGATGGTTTTTCTGCAGCTGTGGCAAATTTTTCTACCTATTTTCAATTCGTCATCTCTAAGGGGTCTGATAAAAGAGCGACTGGGGATGTACTCGCTTTCTTCCTCGCAAATTCTGGAATGAATATTAAGAACCCTAGTCCGGGAGAATATCTTGGCCTCTTTAAAAACTCAACAGATGGAAATACATTGAATCAGATTGTGGCTGTGGAATTTGTCACATCCAAGAAAAGTGATATCGATTCCAGTTATGAAATCGATGTGGGAATTGAAGTCAACAGAATAAAATCCAAGAAAAATGTCTCATTTTATGGTCTTTCCGGCAACAGAGTAAAATGGGACGCATGGGTGGATTACGATGGCACTGCAAGTCTGCTTCAAGTGTTTCTTTCATTTAACCCTAATGGCACTGATGCTTCTAAACCAGAAAGCCCAATCTCGTCGAATGATATAGATCTGCGGCAGCATCTTCCCCAGAACGTCATAGTTGGCTTTTCGGCGTCCACTGGAAATGGGCACGCAGTTGAGCTTCACACAGTGCGCGTTTGGAATTTTTCATGTCAATATTCGTGGGAGATTGCCACAGCCCCTGCTCCAGAAACGAGATCCCCTGGCCCAGCTAACAC GTGGTACATTAGAACAAGAGAAATTGGGAGCAAAGGTGAGGTGAGCGATGAAGAGTTCAACAAATCCCTTCGCGAGGCAGCGCAATCTGCTCTGGAGTTTTCTTACACCGAGCTCTGCGCCTCTACCAACAATTTCAGCGATGACAGAAAGATTGGAGTCGGCGGCTTTGGATTTGTTTACAGAGGCACTTTGGTTAGCACAAACGAAGCTGTGGCAATTAAGAGAGTATCTCCGTCGTCCAAGCAGGGGAAACGTGAGTACCTAACAGAGATTTGCATAAACAGTAAGCTTAATCACCATAATCTCGTGAAGTTTCTGGGATGGTCCCATCGGAAGGGCGACTTGCTTCTGGTTTACGAGTTACTCCCAAATGGAAGTGTGGACAAGCATATTTTTGAAAATCCGGAAACTCCACTCGATTGGGATCGAAGATACAGCATAGCCTGTGTAGGTTCTGCTCTGGTTTATCTTCATGAGGATCGCCATGAGAGCGTTGTGCATAGAGATATCAAAGCGAGCAATGTGATGCTGGATTCAAATTTCAAAGCGAAGTTGGGTGATTTTGGCCTTGCCAGAATGGTGGAACGCGAAAAAGTAGGACACACGACAACGCCAGCGGCTACAATTGGGTATATAGCGCCGGAGTTCGTAACAACAGGAAAGGCCACACGACAAATAGATGTGTTCAGCTTCGGAGCCCTGACTCTGGAAATTGCCTGTGGAAAACGACCGGCAGACTGGAGCTTGATTGAACACAATTGCAGAGTGGTAGAATGGGTTTGGCACTTGCACGGACAGCACAGAATCCTTGATGCAGCCGATGAGAAACTGGATGGAAATTTCATTCCTCAGGAACTGGAAAGGCTGCTGAAAGTGGGATTGTTATGCTCTCATCCCGATCCCAATGCCAGACCGAGTATGGAAAAAGTGGTGGGTATATTGAAAAGAGGAGCTGAGTTGCCTCATGTTCCTCTCAAGTTCCCTGTAGCTGTGTATAGTGACCGTATTTCTCTCGATGCcctgccatcatcatcatcatcctcgacTTCAACAGAAGTGGGAGGGAGCATGGTATTCCCCACTTACTTTGTTCGTTCAGAACCTCGTTCCGATTCTGATTAG